The Medicago truncatula cultivar Jemalong A17 chromosome 7, MtrunA17r5.0-ANR, whole genome shotgun sequence genome includes the window atcaattgatatttaaaatttcatagtttaaatatattaatctaatatgtctttcatatgttatttttaaattcataaattggctaatgttttatttaaaattgattttatttcagtttttagactttataaaaaaattaaacaaaacctttaaaaaaaaattaattgttacccactaaaacaaaattaaacgtattgacccaaaatcaaacaaaattttgtttttagacttaaaaacaaaattaaacataacgtaatatgatttatttaggcaaacgtaacatatatttttttaagaaaaaatgtagtttttatttttgtaaacatgagcaaatattttgtaaaaataaataaaagcgtgagcatatatatttagttaaagTGAAATCTGGGATTAAAAGTGCTATGTTTTTCTTCAACGTAGTTATTTATTACAAAGGGTagatatgaatttttgttaaattgataagggtaaaaatgagacaaaaaatgagaagctataagctataagctcaaacgctacttggaatagcttctgaaaaatagcttataagctcgtgaaataagctataagctcatggtcaaaaagtgttaccaaacaaaGCTTTTTTTGtgaaacgagcttataagctataagctaagagctaaaagctcttttttaagtttaccaaacagacccttagttTGCAGCATCTATTAGTGATACACTTAATCTTTTGAATACTTAACTAATGTCACCGAGTACTTTATTAGGATTAGGATGTCCCtgttaaaatatgaaaaaattattatgaattttagtttttatttaagtaaagGTTGGGTGAGTTGCGCTATAAAGGCTTATCATGATTAAAATGGGTCTGATAATTTAAAGAGTATTTACATATGTATTTATAGATCACCCATCAAAGATGTCCTTAAACGGCAACATAAATTGAATCCACGAGTCTTTCAATCAATAATTTGGACGCCAACATGGTATATTCAGTGGCATATATTCCAATctataattttatcatattactTGCAAACATTTCTCCGCTGTATACTACATATCATTGTTGATATTAACTGAGGCTCAAACCGAACAATTTTTGTACATATATTTTAGAggaaaacattatttttattattattgaaattgCGTGCCCATTCAATGTATTATTTCCTCATGAAATTTTCTTGGAGACTCTCATATTGACTGACTCAACTACACATTCTTTTCGTCtacaaaaccaaaatcaaaatacttatttctttcaaacaaaccaaacagcttttgatttttaagaagCGCTTTTGATTTTAGCTTATTCCAGCAAAATGGAATTCGAAAAACAAAACTCAAACACATTCTGCAATCAAATTCCCAATTTCCTCTCTTCATTCATCGACACATTCGTCGACTTCTCCGTCAGCGGCGGCCTCTTCCTCCCACCTCCGCCGTCATCACCACCGCCAATCCCCACTCGTCTCCCTTCTCCGTCACGCTTAATCGCCATCGGTGACCTTCATGGTGACCTCAAGAAATCCAAAGAAGCTCTCAGCATCGCCGGATTAATAGACTCCTCCGGTAATTACACCGGTGGTTCTGCCACCGTCGTTCAAATCGGCGATGTCCTCGACCGCGGTGGCGATGAAATCAAAATCCTCTACTTATTGGAAAAGCTCAAACGCCAAGCCGCGATTCATGGTGGAAATTTCATCACCATGAATGGTAACCACGAGATCATGAACGCTgaaggtgattttttttttttgttagaatttaatttgtatacactGGGAGTGTGAAGCTTTTTACACATTCATCAATCAAATTGCTCAATACTATCATATCTATACAAATACGGCATGATTTGATTGGATATACGTGTAGACAAGTTTTACACTGTCCGTGCATAAAATTTAactctttttattgttttgttttttaaaattttgtttttctctgtTGAAGGTGATTTCCGTTTCGCTACAAAAAATGGTGTTGAAGAATTCAAAGTTTGGTTGGAATGGTTCCGTCAaggtaacaaaatgaaaaatctaTGTAAAGGTTTGGAAGAAACAGTTGTAGATCCGTTAGAAAATGTTCATGTGGCATTTCGTGGTGTTAGGGAAGAGTTTCATGATGGGTTTAGGGCTAGGGTTGCGGCTTTAAGGCCGAATGGGCCGATTTCAAAAAGGTTCTTTACACAAAATGTTACTGTTTTGGTAGTTGGTGATTCGATTTTTGTTCATGGTGGTTTGTTGAAAGAACATGTTGATTATGGGTTGGAGAAGATTAATGGTGAGGTTAGTGATTGGTATAAGGGTTTGTTTGGTAATCGGTTTTCGCCGCCTTATTGTCGGGGAAGGAATGCACTTGTTTGGCTTAGAAAATTTTCAGATGGGAATTGTGATTGTTCGAGTCTTGAGCATGTTTTGTCGACGATTCCTGGTGTTAAGAGGATGATTATGGGGCATACGATTCAGAAGGAAGGGATTAATGGTGTCTGCGAAAATAAGGCGATTAGGATTGATGTTGGTATGTCAAAAGGATGCGGTGGTGGTTTGCCTGAGGTTTTGGAGATTGACCGTTATGGGGTGAGGATATTGACATCAAATCCTTTATATAATCAGATGAATAAGGAAAATGTGGATATTGGGAAGGTGGAAGAAGGGTTTGGATTGTTGCTTAATAATCAAGATGGTAGACCTAGGCAAGTGGAAGTCAAGGCTTAGGCTTAATGGCCTTTTTGTTATCAGTTGGAATCGAATTCGATACAATGGTATTTACAACATTCAGGCACATTGTGCAACAATCACTGTGGCTTTTAACTAATGTGTTAGAAGCAACTTTGAAATTGTTTAGATTATTATGGCAGATGTTGCAATGAAGGTTTCTCATTCTTGTGCTTTGGAATTGGAGGTATTTGGTTCCTTTACTTAGGTTTTATAGTTCATTGTTTAGTGAGTAGAATCTGGAGCTGCTTATATATATGATTAGTTGATTATTAACATCATCATTGATCTTAGTACATGATTAATTCTTGGTCGAATTATTTGACATTGTAATTGAGCATGACAACATCGACTCATTTAATAATATAGATTGACATTTTAAAAATGCAGAGTGCAGAACCTATAATTGAATGCTTGACTTCtgtttcctttaatttttttagtgggTCTTTAAGGGAAATATAGAGTTTGTTTGGCCAGGGTGGGATATACAAAATATGCAGTCTCTATAAATGTTGATATAGTTTGGGTTTATTAAGAATATTCTCTTTACTTTCATTGATGAAAAGATTATGTGTTACAATATAATGATCTGAATACAAATATATACTAGGAAGGAAAGGGGGGCTAACCAACTAACAAAGCTAAACTAACATAATTAACCAATTGAACAAAATTTAGTTACAAGTTTTTGAGTAAATTGTAGTTAATCTTAGCTTGGTTACAAAGTTGTGGAAAATATAAGGATCTAGGTTGTTGCATGAGTTGACTAAGTTGTTGAACCGCATAGCAGGTTAGGTTTATTAATTTCCCAATGAGCCTGCGATGTGCTTCAGGATCATGGAGAGAGTACCTCTGTTTTGGACAAGCTAGTTCCTTTTTTCATAGGTGTAGGAGCAAGCTTTGCAGCAATTGGATTTTAAGACAGTTTTACAATGAAAGTATTTCAAATAAGCCGGAGGATTTCTAGGTCTGTTGGACCTCCTTATAGATCGTTCTTCAACAAAGTTAGGAGATGAAGTAGCAGGTTGAGAGGAGAAAGTTGTTGATCAATATTACATTATTAGAAGTTGCAAGAATTATATAGGAAGtatcgaataatttttttggcggGTCTTGTTGAAAAACCGAAACACCGTCGACATTAGATTCTTCGTAAGAAAACATGTCTAAAAATAAAAGGGACCACGAGTGTATAGATCAAACAAgctattttctaaaaataagctatttctaaCTCTAGGAACTAACATAATTCAATTTAATGTGCtagatatatatgatatatatagttTCTGAATAATGTTTTTACTTTCATTGATGAAATGATCAAGTGTTGCAATAGAATGATCTGTCTGAATACAAATGTTTTATTACCTAAGTAATGAAGCATGGAAATAGTTTGGGTTAGTAGTTAGTACCTATGTTATGAAGCATGATAGTGCATAGAGCTACTTATTTGATTGCGAGTAGAATACAAAAGAATTTTGCTCTTTCAATTGACTAAAGTTACTCATCAATTAAACAGAAAGATAATGAACATCAACTTAAACCATCAAGTTAAAGATCAATATACATCAGCTTACTATTGATtcatatgttgaaaatatgcaTTTATCAGGATCCAACAGAGTAGTTAATGAGATTAATATCTTGTTATCATCACACTTTACATGAGAAATTTGGTGAAGTTAACCAAATTTGAAAACACATTTCACATAAATATGACGATCCATGTTGTAATAGATCCAACAAGGGGTGATGAGACCTTGTTGAAAGAGGCTTATCAAGCTTAGCCTCAGGTAAATCCCAATTGTGCTATGGAATAAGTTCGCTATCAACAAATCTCTCAAGAAGCATGGGATAAGAACATCAAACCTTTTGCTAGTGGTGCCTATCCCTCCACATAGAATACAGTACCCTTTGAGTTCATTGAATTTGCCTCTTATGATCAAAGTAAAAGACACTTGTGCTATAGTCAGGAAATGCATGATTCCACTACCAACCTTGTGTGAAGTTTGATTAGTAAACGCATACTACATAGGCAAATGCTAACAAGAGTTTTAAGACGGaaccaaacataaaaaattgcaTTGAAAAGTGATGTATTCAATTTCTTTAAGGTGGATGTACAAAATCTACGTTGTCTTTTCCCTCAATTCCATTGCCTGTTTGATATGTTGGCAGCAACCGAGGCACTTTAGTTTACGGAAGATGATATGTTCTCTTAACTTTGTTGGGGAGGCAAGCTTTTTATAATGTGAATGTGGTTGATGGTGGCTGGCGGCCGCAGGTGGCCTAGTCGATATGGTGGCCGAAGGTAGCTCCGTGATCAGAGAGGCTAAAAATATAGGGAGATCATTACAAGCACTGAGTCTTGGCTCATCTCATCAAGATTCTAATTTCAGAATATACTCTATGTCCAAAGGATTTATGATTTAATGCAGGATTTTCTAATTCTTGATTTTGTCATATATCCAAACTTGGATCGATATGAGGGCTCAATCTACGGTGAGAAAGTGCCTCATATCTCTCCCCGTGGGCAAGTTTTTTGTACCATTTGATGAAGATAACTATATGACATTATTGTGGACTATCTAcattaaatcatttttattcaCTATATCCTCTCTTTCACACTTCAATTCTAACAAGATCATTCTAACAAGATCATGTTCAGCATAGTTACAAAACCCCCAAAAACACAATATTTAAAAACCAAATTCTCAGCAGCAAGCACATAATTATCAAATCTTTAAAATAATAGCAACATAGAAGTtcaatttaattcattacattcCCTCTTTAAAGATGTGCATGTCAACCACGAGCTTGACATATACTCCGATTTAAATGATGAAGATACAGTACAAGCTTTCATTTGGAGTTTTTTGTTTAAACCCtctcttttttcatttgtttttcaattcGTTCTCCCACTACTCTTACTTTCTCTggttcaaattataaaaaaaaattacacagtAAAATTGAACG containing:
- the LOC11419409 gene encoding shewanella-like protein phosphatase 2, which encodes MEFEKQNSNTFCNQIPNFLSSFIDTFVDFSVSGGLFLPPPPSSPPPIPTRLPSPSRLIAIGDLHGDLKKSKEALSIAGLIDSSGNYTGGSATVVQIGDVLDRGGDEIKILYLLEKLKRQAAIHGGNFITMNGNHEIMNAEGDFRFATKNGVEEFKVWLEWFRQGNKMKNLCKGLEETVVDPLENVHVAFRGVREEFHDGFRARVAALRPNGPISKRFFTQNVTVLVVGDSIFVHGGLLKEHVDYGLEKINGEVSDWYKGLFGNRFSPPYCRGRNALVWLRKFSDGNCDCSSLEHVLSTIPGVKRMIMGHTIQKEGINGVCENKAIRIDVGMSKGCGGGLPEVLEIDRYGVRILTSNPLYNQMNKENVDIGKVEEGFGLLLNNQDGRPRQVEVKA